The DNA segment CCGAACACCCCAAGCTGGTTCTGTGCGGACGGGATAAAGAGCGCCTTCAAAAGGTCGCCAAATCCCTGCCCCTGCCAAGATCCCATGTCAGCACTGTAATAGCCGATATCACCAGAGCCTCGGGCATGAAGAAAATAATCGATGCCGCCTACAAAAGACACGGCGTGATCGATGTGTTCATCAACAACGCCGGGGTCGGCGCGCGCAAAAACCTGCTGGATACCACCGAAGAAGACTACGACCTGACGATGGATACCAACCTCAAGGCGGTTTTCTACTCCTTCAAGATGCTTCTCCCCCGGATGCTCAAGCAGGATTTCGGACACATTATCAACATTTCGTCGGGCGCCGGCCGAATCGGGATGCCCGGCCTGGCGGTTTATTCGGCATCAAAAGCGGCCCTGAACGCTTTCAGCGAGGCTGTCGCCGGCGAAGTCCGCAACGATAACATAAAGATCTCCGTTCTCGCTCCCTCCTCCACCGATACGAGTTTCGGGTCGGGCAGATCAAGCAAGAAGAGCGCGCATCGCAGCGCCACAGTAAGATTGACTGTCGATGAAGTCGCCGAGGCGGTGTTGTTCCTCGCCAAACAGAATGAGAACGCCTTTACCTCGATGGCGGACATAAGACCCCTTATTACTCGCAAATAGACACATCCGCGTGTCCTCTCCCGGTAACATGGAAAACATTTCTCTTGATTCCGGTTCAGCGCGCGTGCATTTTTATATTAGATACATAAATCTTCGTTTGTCTGCGATCATCAAACCTCACCACTGATATCGCGGTCCAACACGAGTCGGCATCGAACCTGCCAACCTCAATCACCTCACATCCTGGCGGGAGGGAATTCATACAAACGCGGAGGGTTGTTCATGTTACGTGGACTTAAGTTAGTCATCGTGTCCGTCACAGTCATAGCAATTACGATTGGTCTCGCCTACGTGCTGGGTGGCGAGGCCGGCCAGTATATTGCACAATATCGCGCGGAACGCGAGTATCTTCAGCAACGCGACAAGGACAGTGAACAGCAACTTGCCAACGCCAACCGCACTATCATCGGCGAAAAACTCCCGGAAGACGAATTCAAAGATGTAAGCGGTAATACCGTTCGACTGTCAGAGCTTCTCAGACGGAAGACGGTCGTATCGTTTATGTCTTCAAATTGTCAGGGATGCATGACCCAAGCCGAGCAGATCGCCTCACTTGCCCGCGACAGCGTTGATTTCGCCGGCTTTATAGTGATATCGCTCAGCGACGTTGATGATCTGATCTCGTTTAAACGGGAATACGGGCTTAAGTGTCCCGTTCTGCACGAGAACGGTGAGTACGTAATGAGATTTTTCAACAACTATCTGACTCCGACCAGCCTGATAGTCAACGGAGATGGTGTTGTTGAGAAACTTATCGCCGGACATCTCACCGATAGCGAGATCGAAGATGTAATGGATTGCAATCGCGATTAATGGTAAGAACTGACTCTGACATCGGAAGTCTGGAGTTAAACACACATTCAAGACCAACGAAGGGAGGTGATTTTATGGCGCGTAAACTTTCTTTGGTGCTTCCAGCCCTCTTTGTGCTGGTATTCGCTTTCTGCCTTGTGGTGCAGATGCATTCACCGGCCGAGGCCGAGCCGTTGTGCTGTTATGTGGTCAACGTCTGCGACGGTATTGTGTATCAGGGCTGTTGCCCAAGGATAGACAAAGTCTGTCGTTGCGATGTTGTTGTGGACTACTGTCCGCCAGGCCCGCCGCTGGAGTGCGATATTGACTAGCAAGGTCTCTCATTCACACATCCCGCCGGACCAAGAGCCTCAACTTGGCGAGACACATTCCAACCAGCGCCGGGAATCAAAGTAATCGACTGAGCTCCACCCAGAACTTGGTTGGCTAAAGACCCGGTGACTGCCTGCTGACACGAACGAAAATGAAAGGAGATGTTAATATGTTGCGAAAACTGTCTGTCCTGCTGCCCGCATTATTCGTGCTTGT comes from the Candidatus Zixiibacteriota bacterium genome and includes:
- a CDS encoding SDR family oxidoreductase, with the protein product MRSLKDKVVVITGASRGIGEGIARVFAAEHPKLVLCGRDKERLQKVAKSLPLPRSHVSTVIADITRASGMKKIIDAAYKRHGVIDVFINNAGVGARKNLLDTTEEDYDLTMDTNLKAVFYSFKMLLPRMLKQDFGHIINISSGAGRIGMPGLAVYSASKAALNAFSEAVAGEVRNDNIKISVLAPSSTDTSFGSGRSSKKSAHRSATVRLTVDEVAEAVLFLAKQNENAFTSMADIRPLITRK
- a CDS encoding TlpA disulfide reductase family protein translates to MLRGLKLVIVSVTVIAITIGLAYVLGGEAGQYIAQYRAEREYLQQRDKDSEQQLANANRTIIGEKLPEDEFKDVSGNTVRLSELLRRKTVVSFMSSNCQGCMTQAEQIASLARDSVDFAGFIVISLSDVDDLISFKREYGLKCPVLHENGEYVMRFFNNYLTPTSLIVNGDGVVEKLIAGHLTDSEIEDVMDCNRD